One window of the Streptomyces sp. ITFR-21 genome contains the following:
- a CDS encoding aminopeptidase P family protein: MADVHTTRRARLRDRCAAAGVAAALVTGAANVRYLTGCAPQGGALLVGPGPEDTLVHLRPPPDDREQGAEPPDDLRSVVLSAPEGDAAVAAAELAGRRHADSLAVEEHHLTVTRHRALRSAAGGLQLADLGGAVEQLRLVKDEHEIAALRIAAEIADQALGELLESILVGRTERHLALELERRLVDHGAEGPAFATSVGTGPNSGTARHVPTDRRVEEGDFLTVRLGARYRGYRCEVGRTFVIGTAPASWQIELYELVFDAQRAGREALAPGVACRDVDRATRQPLLAAGHGEGLAPWSGHGVGLEIDEDPRLSPAAMGKLDACVPVTVEPGVHLPGRGGVRIDDTLVVRPLADGGPELLTITTKELLAL, from the coding sequence ATGGCCGACGTGCATACGACCCGCAGGGCCCGGCTGCGCGACCGGTGCGCGGCTGCCGGGGTCGCCGCCGCCCTGGTGACCGGTGCCGCCAACGTGCGGTACCTCACCGGCTGCGCCCCGCAGGGCGGCGCGCTGCTGGTCGGGCCGGGCCCGGAGGACACCCTGGTGCACCTGCGCCCGCCGCCGGACGACCGGGAGCAGGGCGCCGAACCGCCGGACGACCTGCGCTCGGTGGTGCTGTCCGCTCCGGAGGGAGACGCCGCGGTGGCCGCCGCCGAGCTGGCCGGGCGCCGGCACGCGGACTCGCTGGCCGTCGAGGAGCACCACCTGACCGTGACCCGGCACCGGGCCCTGCGCTCGGCCGCCGGCGGGCTGCAGCTGGCCGACCTCGGGGGCGCGGTGGAGCAGCTGCGGCTGGTCAAGGACGAGCACGAGATCGCCGCCCTGCGGATAGCGGCGGAGATCGCCGACCAGGCGCTCGGCGAACTGCTGGAGTCCATCCTGGTCGGCCGTACCGAGCGGCACCTCGCGCTGGAGCTGGAGCGCCGGCTGGTCGACCACGGCGCCGAGGGCCCGGCCTTCGCCACCTCCGTCGGCACCGGCCCCAACTCCGGCACCGCCCGCCATGTGCCGACCGACCGCCGGGTGGAGGAGGGCGACTTCCTCACCGTCCGGCTCGGCGCCCGCTACCGGGGCTACCGCTGCGAAGTGGGCCGCACCTTCGTCATCGGAACAGCGCCGGCCTCCTGGCAGATCGAGCTCTACGAGCTGGTCTTCGACGCCCAGCGGGCCGGCCGGGAGGCGCTCGCACCCGGTGTGGCCTGCCGTGACGTCGACCGGGCCACCCGGCAGCCGCTGCTCGCGGCCGGCCACGGCGAGGGCCTGGCCCCCTGGTCCGGCCACGGGGTGGGACTGGAAATCGACGAGGACCCTCGGTTGTCACCTGCGGCCATGGGTAAACTGGACGCTTGCGTGCCGGTCACCGTCGAACCGGGAGTCCACCTTCCGGGCCGCGGCGGCGTCCGGATCGA
- a CDS encoding AAA family ATPase has translation MQHPVGAPQPGRPGPPPPPGGTAPPGANGTGHFPLGPPAPVQLPAQPGGGPQGPVAVLLIGAAGAGKTTIARHWADTRGAPTAHISLDDVREWVRSGFADPQAGWNEHSEAQYRLARRTCGFAARNFLANAVSCIIDDAVFPDRPAVGLGGWKRHVGPGLLPVVLLPGLDVVLTRNAERTGNRRLSDEEVARIHGRMAGWYGSGLPIIDNSQLDVPAAAAALDRVVARAAQGPPVW, from the coding sequence ATGCAGCATCCTGTGGGCGCGCCGCAGCCAGGGCGTCCCGGCCCTCCGCCGCCCCCCGGCGGCACCGCGCCGCCCGGCGCGAACGGCACCGGGCACTTCCCGCTGGGGCCGCCCGCGCCCGTCCAGCTGCCCGCGCAGCCCGGCGGCGGCCCGCAGGGCCCGGTGGCCGTCCTGCTGATCGGCGCGGCCGGCGCCGGCAAGACCACCATCGCCCGGCACTGGGCGGACACCCGGGGCGCCCCGACCGCGCACATCAGCCTGGACGACGTACGGGAATGGGTCCGCTCCGGGTTCGCCGACCCGCAGGCGGGGTGGAACGAGCACTCCGAGGCCCAGTACCGGCTGGCCCGCCGCACCTGCGGCTTCGCCGCCCGCAACTTCCTGGCCAACGCGGTGTCCTGCATCATCGACGACGCGGTCTTCCCCGACCGCCCCGCCGTCGGCCTCGGCGGCTGGAAGCGCCACGTCGGCCCCGGCCTGCTCCCGGTCGTCCTGCTGCCCGGCCTGGACGTCGTCCTGACCCGCAACGCCGAACGCACCGGCAACCGGCGCCTCTCCGACGAGGAGGTCGCCCGGATCCACGGCCGGATGGCCGGCTGGTACGGCTCGGGCCTGCCCATCATCGACAACTCCCAGCTGGACGTCCCGGCCGCGGCGGCGGCCCTGGACCGGGTGGTCGCCCGCGCCGCCCAGGGGCCGCCGGTCTGGTGA